Sequence from the Ostrea edulis chromosome 8, xbOstEdul1.1, whole genome shotgun sequence genome:
AGCCTTATCTCTGTCATATATTATATCTCACTTGTATTCTGGTAGATGCACAAACGCCACTACATCCCTTCTTTTCTCCCTATAAATAAAAATTCGAGTCTCAACAACACCTATCTTATACAATTCACAAGTTAAGAACATACCACTTGTATATCAATAGAAATCGTGTGTTACTGTCAAGAGGTAAACAAAACCcctcgattgattgattgatttgtttaacgtccctctcgagaatatttcactcatggagacgtcaccactgccggtgaagggctgcaaaatttaggcctatgctcggcgcttatggcttttgagcagggagggatctttatcgtgccacctcggtttttgtggtctcatccgaaggaccgtcccatttagtcgccttctacgacaagcaaggggtaccgagtaCCTAtactaacccggatccccacgggattaagacccctcgaaataaaatatagcAATGAGTGTGCAGAATATACAAAACCCCTCGAAATAAATTTTTCACACTCATTGCCTCTATATAAAGGAGCTGGTGTGATTATCATGTTTGATCACCGTAACATTCAACAGTTAAATCAAACTAGTATTAATTagtacattgattgattgattctaccgtgtttaacgtctctctcttgaatcccgtggggatccaggttagaataggtccacagtacccccttgcttgtcttaaaAGGCGGCTatatagggcggtccttcggatgagacggcagaaaccgaggtctcgcgtcacagcaggtgtggtacgataaattCTTCCCTGCtaaaaggctgtaagcgccgagcataggcccaaattttgcaacccttcaccggcaatgatgacttctcaatatgagtgaaaaattctcgtgagggacgttaaacaaaatgcAATGAATCTCTCATGGAGACGTCGACATGACCAAAATGaaaagcttcaaatttaggccattgctcggtgcttacggtcgttgagcagtgtgggttcttaaacgtgccacacttactgtgataTGGGACATTGACATCTGATCCCTAGCGTTTGACGATGAAACTTTCACTACCTGTTTTATCGGCTTGCgtctgtcacggccgggattcgCACCCTGACGACCTTCGGCATGTGGGGCGACCGCTCCACTTTTAGACCACCGCGACGGTTTATTAGCACATTGAAAATCCTGTCTAACAGGTCTTCAGTTGAATTTAAATTAAAAGTTGCATTTCGTGTCATCAATATTGATATCGAGTGTTTTCTCATAGTTTTCATCATGAACCTTGTCTTAAGCTTTGCATTGCGACTTTGGTTGCTTAGTGGTGAGGAGTTTgtttcgtaaccgggaggtcccGAGTTCGACCCCGCTTACGGCCGCGTCCAACccaagacgttaaaataggtagtcaTTGGTCCCTCTGCAAACACAGATTTTAGGAGTGAAAATCATGGGTCTCTCGGAAATAACCTGAATAATGgtaggtgttggcacgataaagaaccctcactgctacggccatTGTAGCTGGTGACTTCTCAATATGATAGAATGATTATTGACGGTAcataagaatttttcactagtcACCAAGTCGGGTGAAGGGATTtcaaaattaggcctatgctcggcgtttaagACCATTGGGTAGTGAGGGTATGCTTTCTCCATAACATATGTGTAGTCTAAAGGAAGGCAAGTCCAAGTTTATAATTTTATTCGGCACAGAACCTCGGAGATTGAGGGTACAAAACTGACAGATCAATGAAAAACCAAATTACCTAGTGTGCATACAATGGCAGAAAGTTACCAGAAATTATAATTATGTCACCAAGTGGTAACCATAGAATAATCATGTGATTGATCTAGCAGTTACCGTGTTCAAAATATGCGAAAAATAACACAGTAAAATCACAAAATACACTTAAAACATTCAAACAATTACGACCTAAAGCATTTCAAAACATTGTAAGTCCAAATTGAGAAAAAACCTACACATTTCGATTATGACAACATTTGCGTTTCGTACAAAAATCTCTCGAACAAACCGAgtacgcagttgtgttaagtagggccatagaaatatgtcagggaagaagaataaaaaaaacatatttatttttgacaaattctgtacacacaacccttttatacaaaaacaatatgtatatatcagagTTCCCGAAACGCGCCGGTCCATCGGGCATCcccgataaattttgaatgggGCCGGCAAAATCCAAATTTTATCGGTCAAAATGTCCGGCAGATTTTATGgactattttgaaatttataaacATCTGAACAAatataactaaatgtaatagtcATTTTATTAGTTACAAAAACTAACTATTAATTAAAAGTGGAGGGAAAAGCCAAACAAACGcgtagttttatttttttaatccgGATAAATTCGcgggttcttttttttttttttttttttttttacacacgtACGACAATTTCCTATTGGAGTTGACCAACATTGGGCATGTGGCCGATAAAGTGGGATTCGGGTGCCACAGgtactaaaagaaaagaaaaagacggTCAGAAAGACAATGATGGGGATAAAGGAAGTAAGAGGGAAAGAAAATTCCACAAGAAATGGCTAGATGATTGGAAATGGCTGGTCTATGATGGATATATGATGTTTTGTAAAGTCTGCATCTCTTACGAGGAATCGGGGAAAGGTCGGTCAAAATATCCAATAAATTTTGTGAAAGGTTCAAATAACTTTAGAACTAGCGCTTTATTAGATCATGAGAAGTCGACTTTTCACAAAGATGCAACGGATTTTGAGACCACGAAAACGAATCCAAAGGAGGCACCAGCTAGAAGATCTTTGTTAGCTCTCAAAGAGCACAAGCGGAAAACTTTTTAACTTTACTTTAGAAACATCCATGGTATTGTTAAAAGTAAGAGACCGATTAGTGATTTTTTGTGGCTTAACAAGTTGGACATTGCTAAGGGTATCCTTGACAGTGGCGAGACGTACAATAACTGTAAAGCAGCTACTTGTTTTATGGAGAACATTGCAGAAGTCGAACGAGAGGGTATTTTAGAGTCAGTTAAAAATGCAAAGTTTTTCAGCCTCACAATGGATGGATCTACGGATGAAGCTTCAATAGAGCAGGAGACACTTTTTGTGAGATACTGTGTTCAAGGTGACGTTTGTACAAAATTTCTTACAATTGGAGAGCCAGCCTCAACTTCTTCTGCTGACTTGTACACTTTTGTTACCACTAATCTGAAGAAGCGTGAATTGAATAAGGGCATCTCATTGATTGGTTTGGGATGTGATGGTGCAGCAAATAtggtaaatattttaattttcagcTGACACAAAACTTTTGAGCAACATTCAATAGCAAGCTGTGAAAAAAAGTATAGAAACATAAGTTCTTTCTCAATAagattgaacaattttaaatttgaattacAATTATGGAacttcattttaacaattttagaTGGGCAAAAAAGGAGGCCTGGTGACACTGCTGCAAAAGGATTTTCCAGAACTGTTGGCCTGTCATTGTTTGGCTCATAGACTAGAACTTTCTTTCCGTGACATGGTCAAGGGAGATAAAAAGTATGAGCGTCTGTCTACCCTACTCCTTGGTATATTCTACTTTTACAAAAGGAGCCCAAAGCAACGCAGTAATCTCAGACACACCTTTGAGgtaatttgtttttacactttccTGTAATAACTTAAAAGAGTACTGTGAATTGAATTGTATACTGAAAactaaaatattaattaatatttcTAAAGGTGATGAATGTAAAGGGCACACTTCCCCACAGAGTATCAGGCAGTCGCTGGATGCCACAcatgcaaagagcattaaagtCGCTCTTTTCAAGTTTTCCTGGATATGTCTCTCATCTGCAGAATGAGTCGCATACCAATCCCAAAGCAGAGGGTCTGGTGAAAATCATGTGCAACTTCCAAGTTATTGTTTATGCCACAGtgttactggtacatgtatacctaAATTTAAAGTAGTATTTCAGATAATTTGTTTACTGTCTACATTAGTATAGtaacaatttgaaaatgaaatatgcaGTAAATTTGTTTTGTTGCTTGTAGGATGTCTTGAATCCACTGGTCAGACTATCCCTCTTTCTACAGTCCAAGGATGTGACACTAGCTGATGTCCATTTGATGGTACAATCCACTCTCAGCCATTTAAAATCTCTGGATCAGAAGTAAGATTTTTAATGTTGTAAGCAACATTATTTATGTGAAAAGAGAAAAATGAAAAGTGAATTGTCTCGAAATctgtttattatatatgtaaattaatTTTAGGAAGAGTGAGACTCTTTAAACTTGGAAGAAACCAAAAAAGTTGCAGGCATGCCATTAACATCTGCAGGGCCCTTTGACAGTGATTCTTTAATTAAGAAAATGGTTACTGGCATGACAAAGGCAATAAGTATTAGATTTGCAGATCTTGGAGATGAAGTGAAATTTACAGAAATTGCCAACTTTAGAAACTGGCCGATGGAGGAATTGAAAGGTAATAATGATTAAATACTGTATTATAATAGCAAATGAGGTTACAAAATGATTTATGATATGTGGATTGTCTGTAAACAAACATCTAATGTGAACATTTCAGAAAATACCAGATATGTAAGTTTTTATCATAGAAATGGAAATAATATATGGTTGAGGTGTAGTTGTAGTGGGACTTTGCCTATGTATTTATGCATGCCCATGCTTCGGCTTTTTACTAGTATCTCACTCCGACACTAGCTACTAGCCTGTAACAAACCCACCCTGGCTCTTGCACTAACTACTAGCCTGTAACAAACACACTCCAGCACAATCCAGTGTAACATATTCATATTGACCTCATACAATAAACACAACAAATATATCTGTTAAATCATTTTAGACtatggatgtgatcatgttgaTGCTGTCACCAATCGATTTAAGGACACTTTAACTCAGCAAGGCGTGCATGTAGATGATTTGCACGACCAGTGGTCCTTGCTTAAAACTCTTGTGCAAAACAAGTACGTATTACACAATACCTATATTACAACACAAGTAAcaacatttatattttaaactttgtatataACAATGCCAAAAGTTTATTAATTCTGTGGAAATTGCTTTCTGTCTGGTTTTAAGATATGGAAATAAGCTGAACACTGTTAAGTGGACACATGTTTGGTATTGCTTTTCTGACATGGGCATCCAGGACATTCTAACTGTTATGGACTTACTGCGTACACTCCCTGCCACTTCTGTTGTCAATGAGGCCTCCTTCAACCAGATGAAAATGACCAAGACAAACAGGAGACAGCGTTTGAGTAACAAGCACCTTGATGATTGCATGGTTATTCAGCTGGAGTCGACTGATATTTTGAACTTTGATCCAACAGAAGCAATTAATAAATGGATGGTAATTATAACATGTATTGTAAtagtttaatttttgttttattcggTAGTTTGGATTTTAatcacgtatatatatatatatatgataatgaacatattttgtAGACATCAAGTAAGCAGCCAAGAAGATTGACCTACGCTAGATCTACTTGCAACAAGAACAGCGAACAACAAGACGAAGACATTATGATTCAGGAAGTGACACAGGATGAGGAACCTAGGAATACAACAGTTGCTGAATCGGACCCTGAGACTGCAGATGACTGTGACTACGAGACGGACTGTGACTCTGACAACGAACAGACAGAAGACTTTAATGACAGAGTAATTGAACAAACTGtgcatgaaataaaaataaattattagtCCGATCTATGTTAATTTTAtctctttttatttaaaacaacaatgtccggtaaatttcacaattgtccggtaaattttgaatatttaccgGACAATTGTCCTACAGATTTTTTTACTAGTTTCGGGAACTCTGATATataattaagtgcatattgaacTCCTATACATTTTCtaccagaccgacagtctctacatcaactgcatatcacgtgatcaaatatcaagataaaatcgtaccgtgtatgtataaatcgttccattgacacgatatccagatatcaatgcaagttgaagttactATAACTTGAAAGCAtgttaatttcttaatttgaaaattgatgagagcaagtttatagtgacttgtaacatgtctaatttttgcattgaatatgcgagatgcagcgatttttgcatatacgaagttgaatctagcctgaaaaacatctTTTCTGTTGAAGACACAACTTGttcccctaactttccttttgcactgaagatcacatgtaacataaatcaaacatctttcactgaaaaacctcggggtgtcgtgccaatgatgatttttttatgtacggaaaccctgtttatgcaaatgagtccattgtgaaagtcaTTATACGTGCacattaggggcgatatcaagatcacaatataatatggatattactttagtatgtatgttatattaaGAAGAATCAGGGGTAGGATAGGGTCAatgtaagttttacatgtatacagggaaaatctttgaatatggggCAAGGATTCTAaaatgagcgatgtggcccgtAGGTCTCTTGTTTTTAATTAAACTCTCTATTTACTTTTTCAGATGGTAAAGGAGTTACAATAAGAGGTCCTCCAGATGGTCTGTGCAGCCAGTAAAATGCACTCAAGCCTACGACTATGTACCTACCTTGATCAGATCTATTGTACGGCTGAGACTGCAAGATAATGAAGGAATATGCAACTAAAAAGGGTTAGAAAATGGAGATCCAAGATGGATATCAGCTCACCTGGCCCCTATACCACCACCTCCAACTATGGCCATTGTTTCAACTCAGATATCAAGATGTGAGCGAGTTGATGGCCCAGACAAAATTCACTACTACACAGTTGATTGAATACTTATGTCTCCTCTCTAAATTCATTACTACACAGTTGATTGAATACTTATGTCTCCTCTCTTCCAGTGGaaattatattgtttttgtgctttaagtctgtctgtctgttcatctGTGAGGTCACAAAATCTTGGGAACACTTTTCCTATATTGCTTATTGGAGAggcttgaaactttgtacagtgcATCATTGCCATTTGTGGATATGCAGATTGTTAGATGGGAAGATTCAATCATTTTCCTAAAAGTTGTAGTAGATGTAAGAGGGGTGTGGAGGTTTAAAgtagcttgtgaacgcttcttaAATATTGTGACTCAGCaaatagacttgaaacttttttCAGTGTTTCATTACCACATGTAGACGTGCACATTGTTGGGATGCGAGGATCCGTTTATTTTCCCTAGAGTTATAGTGGAtttaagaggggtggaggatgtaaaataactTGTGAAACTTCTCCTcctacagtcaaacctcattggTGTAAACTCAATGGAACCGAGAAAAAACTTTGTGATTTCCAAGAATTCGAGATATTTCGTATGCAATACTctagaataagtggttgggacttccaaaTCGCTACGATATATCCAAGGTATTCGAGATATATagccatggtattcgagatatctgTTCGAGATACCGAAGCTCAACTGTTTATCAGATAGACTTAAATCTTTGTTTCATTGCCATttatagatgtgtatattgtcgGATGGGAGAATCCAAATATTGTCCTAAAAGTGAAGTGGATCCAAGAGGAATGGAGGATGTAATATATAGCTTGTGATCACTTTTACATTTAATATGAAATCTGCAATTGGAAAACAACAATAGCATGACCAAATTCTAATTACATCATCCTAGAATGAATCCCTTATATTGTCTGTATCGGTCAGGATACTTGTCTCTTGATTTTCACGTACAGCGGGATTGTACGCCTAACCCCATCTCCAAGTCAACCATGCGCCCAAATGGTGTACTAGCGGTGGACTGCATATCTGTCAGACCGATTGTAGCCATTTTTCTGCAATAGGTGCAGGTACACCAATCTGGTGATGGCCCGCCTTCGGTCTAAAATGTTGAAGACATATCCAGGATGCCTCACACCATCTCATTCACAATTGCCCTTAGTTCATTCTCGGACAGTCTTGCAATTCTTTCCTATAACAAGAGAtgtgtgtaaaacatatatacCCCATGGTGCTAAATTTAAAAAGATTATACACATGcgtcatttaattgatagtagtgtaaccaattcaaaatattgagcagacaatatctttctatgtcaaGAATGGATTGAgcatgtaaaacgtatacggtaacaattttgatgcaccagatgcgcatttcgacaaataatgtctcttcagtgatgctcaaccgaaatgtttgaaatccgaaataactatgaagttttagagctaaatatagccaaaaacagcgtgccaaattcatccaaggataagagctatgcgtgagggagataatccttaattttgaaatgaatttctaaattttataacagcaattaaatatgcatccgtattttcaagctagtaacgaagtacttagctactgggctgtagagaccctcggggactaacagtccaccagcagaggcctcgacccaggggtcataatgtaaaacttatacggtaccaattttgatgcaccagatgcgcatttcgacaaataatgtctcttcagtgatgctcaaccgaaatgtttgaaatccgaaataactatgacgtTTTAGaactaaatatagccaaaaaagaggagccaaattcgtccaaggataagagctatgcgtgagggagataatccttaattttgaaatgaatttctaaattttataacagcaattaaatatacatccgtattttcaagctagtaacgaagtacttagctactgggctgtagagaccctcggggactaacagtccaccagcagaggcctcgatccaggggtcataatgtaaaacttttacggtaccaattttgatgcaccagatgcgcatttcgacaaataatgtctcttcggtgatgctcaaccaaaatgtttgaaatccgaaataactatgaagttttagagctaaatatagccaaaaacagcgtgccaaaaaaagtggagccaaattcgtccaaggataagagctatgatGAATTCCCCCAATATTCCCGTTTCCATAACCCACATCATGAGCATCGGATATTGTTGCGGTCCAGTCATTTTTGCGAATGGTAGATGACTATGTATtgtcatgcaatactctcacaatgtttgatttattaagACATCTTGAAATTAGCTGATTCGAGTCGATGTTGAAAAAGAAGTAAAATTTGGGGATCACACGAGTCCTTTTTTAATAGCATTATACCATATTCATAAAGATGGCACACTGTTTCTTGTAGACGTTTTTGATACATATCAAACCCACAGTAAGTATAACACCTTGTTCTagacaacaaaaaaaaacaacgccCGTCCCGTATTAttgtatggcgtcgtccgtcccTTGTATGCAAaatgaaccgtaagctccagtaTATTACACCGGTAGCAGTaggtcagtggtagagcgttcgtttcgtaaccgggaggtcgtgtgTTCGAGCCCCGCGTCAAACTTGAGACGTTCAAATACGTGACTGCTTCCTCACTAAACGCTCGCCATTTCGAAATGAGAATTACGGGTATTTcacatatgaccttaaaacgaaGGGACCGTGTCTTCGCAGGCGTAGTCACgataaagaaaaa
This genomic interval carries:
- the LOC125647177 gene encoding uncharacterized protein LOC125647177, which encodes MVTGMTKAISIRFADLGDEVKFTEIANFRNWPMEELKDYGCDHVDAVTNRFKDTLTQQGVHVDDLHDQWSLLKTLVQNKYGNKLNTVKWTHVWYCFSDMGIQDILTVMDLLRTLPATSVVNEASFNQMKMTKTNRRQRLSNKHLDDCMVIQLESTDILNFDPTEAINKWMTSSKQPRRLTYARSTCNKNSEQQDEDIMIQEVTQDEEPRNTTVAESDPETADDCDYETDCDSDNEQTEDFNDRMVKELQ